CGGCTTTGGGCATAACGTTCAGGCGGCGGGACATTTTATTCGGGTCGAGTAAAACGCCGTGCCGCCTTACGCTAAGGCGGCGGCGCTGCTCAGTATTTCCTTCCAGCCTGCAACGTTGTCCAGATAGTTGCCTGCCGCAATGGTATGCAGATCGCCGTTGCTGTCCTGCAGGGCGAAGGTCGGGAACCCCTGGCCGTGCACTTTGGCGAGGAAGGCCCGGCTTTCAGCGATATGCTGGGCGGTAGGGGCGCCGCGGTTAAAACGCATCTCGGCGATAAACGGCGCCGAAGGCAGCCCCAGTTCGCGCGCCAGCGCTTCCAGCACCGGTAAATCGGCGATGCGCCGCCCTTCCTGGTAGTGCGCCCGTTGCACCAGGTGCAGCATATCCAGTCCCCGGCCGGCCAGCTGCTGTGCCGCGAGGATCGCGGTTGTCGGCGGTTCGGAGTCCATGACTGCCGTGTTGTCGCACAGCAAGCCGTTGAAATAGGCGTCGCCGAAGGGCTGCCCGGTGAGTTCGGCGATGCGTTTATCCTGCGGAATGACATAGTTGCGCCATTCCGGGGTGATTTGACGGCGGTTGCCGCCGGTCAGCATGCCGCCGCCATGCAGGGCGATGGCCAATCCGGGGATGGTCTGCGCCGCCTTGACCAGCGGGGCAGCGCCGTAGCACCAGCCGCACAGCGGATCATACACGTAAT
The nucleotide sequence above comes from Serratia rhizosphaerae. Encoded proteins:
- a CDS encoding DsbA family protein, translating into MSNVTLHYVYDPLCGWCYGAAPLVKAAQTIPGLAIALHGGGMLTGGNRRQITPEWRNYVIPQDKRIAELTGQPFGDAYFNGLLCDNTAVMDSEPPTTAILAAQQLAGRGLDMLHLVQRAHYQEGRRIADLPVLEALARELGLPSAPFIAEMRFNRGAPTAQHIAESRAFLAKVHGQGFPTFALQDSNGDLHTIAAGNYLDNVAGWKEILSSAAALA